CAGGAAGCCCTCCCCCACACGAGCATGGGGCTGCTCTGACCCAGCGAGTTAGAGTTCCTCTGCCCTTGGTATAGACTGCAGATCTTCAGGGTGAAAAGGCTATTGGTACAAGGTAACCAACCCGTTTCAGTCGGCATCAGCTAAATCCCTTGCACGGGGAAAAGGATAGAGCCCTAGTGAGCAATTCCCTGTTACTTGCTGGCAGAAATTGTATGCATACTCCaaggaaaaacccaaatgtGAAGCAATATTGAAAGcagctcaaaacaaaaaaaaaagagcccttAAGTtatcccccttccccctttgtTACCTTCTTGGTTTTGCTTAATGAAAGCCACACCAGACATCCCACAAGAAGGTATATGAAGGCAGGCGGGCAGCATTGCTCCATGCAGGGGATTTCCGCGCTGGATAAAACAAGGCTCAACCCCTGAATGCTTATGTTAGCCATGCTTTTAAATGGTTAGCACTTATTCACAGGGATGCTACGTGCTTTATTTGACAGCGAGATCCCGCTATAACCAGCTTTGGTGCTCAAAGACTGCAAGGCAAGTGTAATTTTAGGGCTTTTTTGGATGGGAAGAGCTGGTTACGGAGGCATCGCCCTGGCCCCAGCCTCGCTACACCTCGCTCACCAGAGCTGCTTCCAAAGAATGATGCAGTGGTACCTGTGAGAGAGAAGTAGCTGCCAACATAtgaacatcctttttttttaatatataataaatatactattttgttgttttctttcccagcatTGCCAAAAAATCACCAGTTGAGAACCGTGTCACATCGTTAGCAGCTGTCTGCCTGCCCACATACAGGTTAAATGAGACCTTGTAAAGGGATAAGTATAGCTCTTGCTAAATTACTGCAGAGGGGGGGTGTGTGAGGTTCCAGCTCACGCAGCAAACCACCAACTGTGGCTAAGAGAAGGGCCACCGCGGCAGTGAAACGGGTCCCCACGGCCCAGGAGTGGGTAGTGAGACTCCAGATGTGCCGAGCACCAGGACGTTACTGCCGTACCCTCCGGAGCTTGGCAAAACATCAGTAGtttggtaactttttttttttttaaaaaaaaatccctcttgtTCTCCTGCTACCAAGGTGTGCTCAAGGACTGACCCACCGCTGAGGTAAGTTATTGCTACCAGAGCTTCCAGAGCTGTTTGCTCTTAGAAATTTTGAGCTAATTTCTCATGTTAAATAAGCTTTAGGACTAACCTAACACTGTTAAAGTGAGGCCCCAACTCTTTGGATGAATGAAGCTTGGACTCAGCCTGGCAGTTTTGATTTGAAACACATTCCTGTGGAAGAGCAGCTCAGGGTCTTGCCTAAGGCAAAGGGGATTGACGTCTCTGGCTGGTGTGGGCTGGGTGGCTGCTTGCCTACAGCTGCACCTGCATGAAAAACAAAGACCAAGTCAGTGACTGCCCTGGCTTAGCCTGAGCAGCCTGGGCTACCGCAGTGAGCCTTTGCCCTCTTGCAAAGCCAGGCTTGCTGCTGATGGCCGGGGAGGGGGATGAGGGAGTAAGCCCAAGctctgccccttcctccagccccctTGCACAGCCCAGCTCACAGGGTGGCGTAAATTCAATAACCATTAGCCATCACGCCCTGCTCCGCTTTGCAGTGCGAGTTTGGCAACACATTTAGTTTTACGGTGATGTAGAGGGGTGTAGCAGATGCATCCCAGCTCCACCACGCCTCGTGGCTGAGCAGAGCCTAGATGGGAAAGAGCTGATTGCACCAAGGcactaaaatttaaaaaaagatttaaaattatagAAATTGTCTGGCCAGCCTTTATGCTCAGCAGCCTGCATGAATAATCTTTCCCAGGGCAAACCAGCAACtgaaacatgcagaaaataataaGTGGTAGCAGCCGCTCTCATTAGCTTCTCTTCCCACCCCAAACCAGCCGTTGGCTGATGTGGGTAATAAGTCACAAGCACACGCTTAATGATccaagatttgtttttttttaaaaaaaggtttctaaTCAGATTTGTGTGCTTTTGAATGGGCCTAAATCACAGGTCCAGGGCCTGCTGTGGGTGATTATAGGCTGGGGTGTCTGTTTATTGGTAAAGCCCCAGCCCACTTAGCACACAGTAAAAGCGGCGGCTCATCCAGCAGGCTGGTGTGGTTTCTTCAGCTCACAGCTCTCTTGCTAGGATGCCAGAAGCAAGTGCATAGATAGGCGCACCCAGCTGTGCTTATGGTTCCCACTGGATTGCCTGTGCCCATGCAGGAATGCTGTGTTTTAACCCAAAAATCCCACTCGGCCACGTGGGACCCCGCAGGGGCTCTGTGCAAGGGCTGCGGTTTGTATCAGCTAAAGCTGTTCCCGCAAAGCCAGAGGAACGACTCTCCTGGATTTCATCTGCGCTGGAGAAGCGAAACCACATATTAAATCAGTAATACATCCATAAAATGCCAGCATGCTGCCACGCTCTGGTTTCTCTGCCCCGATGCAGTGTCCAGAGGAACTGGCGTTCCCTCTGCCGCCaggtgttttgggtttgctcCTGTAGATCTTGTCCCTCCTGCGGTCACCCAGCTCCTCGGAGTCCTACCTGACCGTGCTGGATACGTCCCTTTTCTCCTGATTTCTATTCCTGAGACCCCAGGATGGAGCGTTTTCTCCCCCCACCAACGGACAAGATGTTTCTCATGACCTGGCACGGCCTCGTGGGTAGGGCTACATGTCAAACTAAGAAACAGGTGCTCTTTCTGCAAGATATCCCAGATGTTTGTCATTCTCCCCATCTCCCATGGCTTCCTGTCGAGGCCGGCTGGGTTGGCTGTGCAGTGATGAGCTCCCACAGCCCAGAGCCTGCCCCAGCCTGTGGCACAAGCGTGGTCACAGCAGGTAACGCTGGCTGAGCTGCCCTGGCTCGCTGGCCCGACGCCGTAGCCCAACGCTTTCTTTATGCCAGGGCTGCAGTCAGGGTGATGGATCAAAATTACCCCCAGGTCTCCTGGGTACTTAGAATGAGAAGGTTAAGAAGTCAATCACTCGTCTTAATGGTGGTAAAGAAACTGGCCAGCTGCTGCACAAACCCACGTTCGTACGGACAAGACGTTAATTCCTGCGGCTGCCGTTTGGGGAGTGCCATTCGAGCGGTTTGGGGGAAGGCTCGCGCTCTTCCTCGATCCTGCGGGGCCCTTCCTGGTGTGTCCCCTCGCTCCAGCCCTCGGCAATGTGCCCCCGCAGCAGCGACCGCAGGCAGGGCAAGCTCCTCTCGTCAAACACAAAATCCTTGAATAACACACAAAGAGCAGCTGAGTGGCTTCTGAGCATGAAGATTGACGGGGAATCGATTGCCTTAAGGAGACCTTAACATTGCGTAGCCTAGTTCAGGGGAAATTCAGTCATTTTGCTCGCAGAACAACGGGCAGGCGCCTTTCTGTTAGCGCAGGAGGGTTGCGCGGGGCACGGGAGCCTGTAAAGGGCTCAGGGAGCCTCAGCTAACAAAACCAAGTCCGGTTCTTTGCTGTGGGGTGTTGCCGTGAAATGGCCGCGATCCGAGCGCCGGCTGATGACCGAGGCCTTTTGCAGAGCTGCCGCGTCCAGCTCCAGCGCCGGTACCTGCTCTAGCTGAGGCGGCGCTGTGAAATCACCGCCCTTTCTGCCACGGTGCAGGATCAGGAAGCCACGGCTTACGTGCACATTGAAACTGGGAAGCGAGCTTGTTTGCCTAGTGTTTAGCCAAGCCGCTAGATGGAAGTTTACTTTAATCCCAGTGCTTATCTGCATCCATTTCTTCCTTGTAATCAGCTCTTCAAAGGAGGAGTAAGAACAAAGTACTGCTAAACAGACCGTGGAGCATAATCCAGCATCACCAAGGGAACTCTAAAAGAGatctttcccccttcccagccTCCCCATCACAACCTGTTTGGGATTTGTGCGATGGTTCTGGTCTAAAAACAGCACCCAGGAGTTTGCCAGCGCTCACCTGGGCCATAGCCAGCTCTCCACAGCCAACCTGTGGCCACGGGCGCTCGGTATGTGGCTTTTGTGACAGTCAAGAGAGCAGAAGAGCAGCTCTGGGTTTGGAGACGCTTAACTGGAACACAACCTATGGCCACGGACCTTTGGCgtaaagctttcattttttccccttggctGAAATAACAGCCTCTGGGCAGTCAGCGCTCATGGGCGCCTTGGCTAAAGCACGCCCAGAGGAGCGAGCCGAGCAGCATCTTGGCCCCAAGTCCGCCGCAGCATCACATTAGCTGTCCGACAGCATAACCCCACATGCAGGTGCAGGTGCTTTCTCAACCAGCGCACATGCAGGACGTCAGGGCAGCCCCGCCACGGCTTCGTCGGTACTTGCTGCTAAAACCGACCTAAGTCCTGTTAAGCTAGCGGCCTCTCTGCGTGCATCAGCTGCATCGCCCCACCAAACAAAGTGGTCATTTGGACATCACTGCCTGTTGACTCAAAGGCAGGCAGCTAATACACCATGGGGCTGCAACAGCGAGACAACGAGGCACTGCTAATAGCGCTGTGCCCTTGGCAGAGCAGACGTGCCTGGCAGACCATCACCCGTACAGGCACGGTTCCTTGTGCAGCCCCCGTGCCCCCAACCCTTACTGCCCTCCTGACGCCTACAGCCAGTCAGGCAAACCGGAGCGCTTCGCTCACGGCCGTGCACACGCATGGCACGTGCCACCCCCCGCGGCACGGCCccggctgctgctgggctgagccAGGCGGGCTGCGCTCCCTGGCCCGGTCCTGGCACCTCGCGACACGCTGGCTTGGCGCAAACGCTTTCCCTGTAGGTTGCAGCAACTTCAGCTTTCCTGTGATTAGTTAGGAAAGCTATTCTGGCGATGCTGATTTTCGAAAGTGCACACGCCCATgcatttttgggggggtttaTTTCCATAGGAACCACAGGAATTCCACTCCTCCTTGGCTTGCAGGTCTCCAGTACATCAAGTGGCCGTGGCAAACTCGTACCCCAGTGGTGACCACGGGTGTGATCAGTCAACAGTAAAATGCTTTGGTACTTGCAAATAACCCTCACTTCCTTCCACCTTGCCACTATTCCGTTATTCCCCCAAAGTCTAGCGGGGAGGTCACACCGCCTTGCAAgcttgtctctgtgtgtgtattatttacaaattaaagCTCAGCAACATTTACAGCTGTTTAGCTGTGTTACTTCTGTAACTCCTCAGGGGAAAGCCCAGGGCTTGCCAGCTGCCTGCATCCACCCCCAGATCACAGACCGCACACCGCTGGCGGCACACGCCGTGGGGCGAGCCGTAAAACAGCGTGCCGTGCAAGGCAAATGCCGACCAAGGTGCCTTGGCCCTGGCGCAGACACACTCGAGCGCCGGTGCAGTGGAGGCGGAAGGCGTTGCTAGTACTGGTTTGCATGTTCAGCTAGAAAAACCAGCAGGTGCTGGGCAGACCCCGGCTCGGGCTGTACGGAAAGGCAAAGGCATTTCTGCAGCTGGCTGGTTTGGCGTGAGGCTACCACGTGTGCCGCCGCAGCAGGTGAGACATGTGAGCTCGCCGAGCTGACGTGAGCAATTAGCATGCATGAGGCTCCTTCCACCTCCTAATTCACTCAGAATAATTCATTAGCAAAAAGTCCTCAGCAGCACTACTCTGCTGACAGGTCCTCATTGTAGATCTGTTCTTTGATTTGCTTTAGAAGAGATACTGAGCTGTGAAACACCAGTCTAGCTCATGCTAATGGGTCTGTAGGGCCATTGtgaggatttatttatttagcgAAGGATTTCTCCGTAGTGCTCATCAACTTGGCACCTAGACGGAAGGGACATAATAGGTCAAACACACTGGAAATACTAGATCAAATCGCCCAACCCTGGAGGTGTCTATCGTACATTTGCTGTCTTGGGCATGTGTAAGACCCCATTCTGACTTGGGGGGGTCTCAATTTCCCACCCGCACACCTGAGAGGACAAACGTGGCTTCCTGCTCACAGAGCTTCACAGGCCGCAGCGTGAGAAGTGTTACACCAGCAATTCCTGGCCATCTAATCAAGGGCTTCCTCACCCTTTTCTGCAcctttaaaagcagcagctagCCTCTTTATTCCAAGGTTTTGCAGTGCCTGTAGACAAGAACTCTGCACTCTTTCTGAAGTATGGGTTTTGAATATGGTCTCCTTGTTTCTGGTCCTCTTCTATCAACAAACAGTGTTGAAACATCTCTCTGCCCCCCAGCTGCACGGACACACTCGTGGCCTCTCCAGACGAGGTGCTTAGCCCCATTTGAATAGCCTACCTAAAAATCTGATGGTCTTGCCCCCTCTGAGAGTGGCCAGGGAGCCCAAAATGAGGCCACCAAGTAGAGACGTGATCCCACATTAACgtccctctccttttctttccctgcagcttGAAAGCTGTCCTGATGGGGAAGCCTCAGGACAACACAGTGGACTTGTCGGGCATCCCGCTGACACTGAAGGACTTGGACCGCATCACGTCCTACCTCCAGCACAGCTCGGAGCACATCGACACAGTGGAGCTGTGCTTCACGGAGCTGACGGACGacatgctgctgcagctgctgcccgTGCTCTGCGTGCTGCCCCACCTCACCACCCTCTCCCTCAACGGCAACCGGCTCACCAAAGCCATCCTACGGGACCTCACCGAAACCCTGAAGGACCCCAAGAAGTTCCCCAGCGTCACCTGGATCGACCTTGGCAACAACGTGGACATCTTCTCCTTGCCACAACCCTTCTTGGTCAGCCTAAAGAGACGATGCCCAAAGCAAGGCAACTTGCCAACCATTCTGGAGTTCGGCGAGGGCCAGGTGAGCGATTTGGAGAGCCAAGACGGCCTGGCCGCGAGCCAGGAGGACCTGCAAGCCGGACCAGGCAAGACTGACAGCATAGGCTTGCAGCAGACGGACAGAACAGTCGAGGCTGGGGAGCGCCCCAGCCCAGAGCAAGGTGCCGCGGCACCGCAGACATGATGTCCGGCTCCGTGGCTCTTGGGTGGGCGCGCTGAGCACGGATGACTTGAAACCAGGACCTCAGTGTTGGAGGTCCTGGCGGAGGCTCGATTCACACAGTGGGATGCTTCAGGAGTCCGGACTGATGCCTTCCTCCCGTACGATGAATgtcaacttttttcttttcaaaggacACATAAAGGTGATCGTGttgaatatttgtattttacaaaaGCTGGCcaggtatttttaaacattagtGATGTGCTATGCTTTTTTAGCCTCTCAAAAATGCATCTCCAAGGTGGTGTAGTACGAGGCCCTTAGAAAAGCAcaaaaggggagaagaaaggtgGCCAGCCTTTGCAGGGAAGGGCTCTCTGTCCTTAGCGCTGGATCCAGCCAGACCCTAGCTGCTCTCCCACACGTGATGGGCAGAGAGCAGTCACCCCAACGAGGCCTGCCGCCGAGACAAACCTTAAATCCTTTCCAGTCCTGACTTCAGGAGCTGCTGATGAATAGCACAGCCGCTGCGATGCAACAGAAGTCTGATCACACAATAACCGGGGTGTTTCTCGTAACAGCATGAGCCAGCCCGAAGGGAGAGCTTTGCTTTCCTGGTGCGGAGCTAAACCCCAGCCTGCAGCATGCCGGGACACCACCCCACCCTCCAGCCTTACCGAAATCGGGCTGGCACTTGTGCCTGCCTAGTATTTATTCAGATGTAAAATCCAGTTTCCCACCAGCCGTGCTGCTGTAATAACTCCAGAGCTTTTCATGTGGTACCTGGAGCTCGCACCAGCGATGCTGGGAGTGCGTATTTGGTCCATTTTGGGGAGTAATCTGCAAAATCTGGAGCCAGGGCTCAGCTCAGGTCGATTGCTGTTGCTGACAAAAGAGACCACAATAATGAagatttataaaagaaaaaataatcctggGACTCCTCCCTGTATCGCTGCCACTGAGGGCTGGGCGGACTCAGCCAGCTGGAGCGTTAAAGCCTCAGAGAGGCTGTTGGGTCACCTGGCTGTGGCCATTGCCCCCCCGGACCAGAAGTGCTTTGTTTCTAAAACGTGggtttgcttttgattttatttttgacGGAAACTGGATCACCCCAGAGCAGCAGCGCTGGAACATGCACCTTGGCTTTTGAACCAGAATTTCATTTGATCCCAAACCCGGGGGAGGGCAGGAAAGTGTGGGAGGCTTCCCCTCCCTTGGGTCCAAAGGAGCAGACGTGACTCCCTTTGCCAGGACGGAGCCCCTTTCTGTCTGTTCAAAGCCCTTCCCCGACCAGCTTTACAGCATCGCTTCCCTGGCTCACGGCGGCGACTCGCTGGCTTTGCTGCTTCTGGGTGCAAACACAGTCAGACTTTGGTCGTGCCTTTGGCTCTGTTCATTTAACATCACAGCACCGGGAAGCTTTTTCCAGAGGGGCTTCACGCTGTTGGTGGTTGTTTCTCCCCCATACGCAAGTAGATGACTTAGAAGAAACTCTGCTACTCGTTTTAATCCATTTGGCAACATTCAGTATGATTTGCATGTATCcaagccttttttcctttttttaaatgctaactCTTTCCAACAGGCATGAAAAAACTTTGCAGTGAATAAACTGTTCTGTTTGAAATAAAGGAGATATCTGTAATCAAAATAAATGACCATGTTTAATAAAGACCCAGCATTGAATTTTCCCTCTGTACCGGCTGAACGCCCAGCTGGCAACCCAGAGCCCCCCCAGCGAAacaggagcagaggagaaagcagtGCTAAGCGCTGCAGGCCTGGCTTCTccagggtggtttttttaaagggtcGCTGGCTGGAGAAATAAATAGCCCAGTTTATGGGCTGGATTCTGCAGGGTGGGCACAAGGTGGACACAGACGCATCATAAAAGCACctgttaaattttaaatgtcacCAATGTGCAAAACTAACACGGGAGAGAGGACTACTGAGACCGGCTCCCCAGGGTGCTCATCACCAGCGTCACAGTCTCGGTGCCCTGAAGGCAATGGCTTTTTGTTTGCAGCAAGGACTGTTTGCGTGATGTTTGTTCCAGCACCCGAACCACGGCAGGGGCTCGCGCAGGACACGGCAGCCAACGTGCTGGTGAGAGCTGGTTTGTCCTAACCCACGGGAGCCCTTCCCTGCAGCGCTCGGGGACTGCTGCTACCATTAGTACCGCTTTAATGGGGTACCTTTAGCAGAGGCATAAATTAAGCAAGACGTGATACACCAGGTTGGCCGGGTCTCAGCTGCATCCCTCACCATCAGGGGAGTGGTTGcacttctccccctccccaggagccACATGCAGGGGTCTCCTTGCCTGGGGCAGGCTGCAGGACGGAGCCTATGGCACATATGTTTTGGCCGTATGCAAAGGGTGACAGGCAGCACGTAGAGCCTGTGCCTACACCCAGGTCAGGCGATGAGACACGGGCAGCAAATCCACCATCGCTACTTCACCTGCCACATGCACACGTGGCCCGGGTGTGCCAGTAGTACATCCCTCATGGAGGTTCGTTAACTCAACCTATGGGGATTTCATCAAGAACAACATTcctccttgaaaaaaaaaagatacttcagCAATTTCTTCTAGAAGAGGTCAGACACTGGTTTGCTCAGTACCTCAGTACTCGGCACCGGGCTCCCCTCCTTCCTATGCACAGCTCAGGCCCCTCCGTTTCAATTGCAAGCTCCTGGCTgcaaggtttttattttctgctaagTATTTGCACAGGAGCCAGCCATCCTGGACCTCAGCATCTGTCTGGACCTCCCAGTTTGACCGTACAAATTTATAAACCAGAGGCACTTTGCATTTAGAGAGCTGCATCATTTATTGACGATTTGCACGCTCGATTCCCTCACCGACACAAACCACCCAGGAGGCTGCTCCAGCCGAGCTCCTACCTGCGGTGAAACACATTAATCAACCAGGAGATATTTTGCGTCTACCAGGCTCTTTCTGCAAGGGGCTaccagcagcccagcagctcagctctgggcCGAGAGGGCTGAAGGCAGGGCTCTCTGCCCCACGCTGCCACAGATTTGCTGCGAATCGGCAGCACCTCGTCCCAGCCGCCCCGCTCTGCCGCGAAACGCTGCGGCTGGGTCCCTGGCGTGATCATCCAGGGCTGCGCTGCGAGGGACGAGCCTCCGGAGGGAAACCCCGCGTCCCTCAGCCCTTCGCCCCGCGCAGGCGTTGCACCGCTtgagccagctctgctccacGGGAACAGAGAGGTTGTGCTGGTATCTCTGTGTCCAGCGAGGATTTAGCCcttctgagaaaaggaaataactaGAAAGGGTCTTTTGTCGATATGTTTGTGCCTGCTGAAGCTGGCACCAAATTACTGACttcataggaaaagaaaaaaaaccagctctgGTAGAGACCTTTA
This portion of the Phalacrocorax aristotelis chromosome 18, bGulAri2.1, whole genome shotgun sequence genome encodes:
- the LRRC75A gene encoding leucine-rich repeat-containing protein 75A, with translation MGTKQTKGCQPGSAGESPPAHHRKKVPPRERGDFLASLVVKSGEKFGKGGGSSLPPYHRRICMIQDMLVLVKQGKQEEATELLRHLRQDLGMESTSLDDVLYRYASFRNLVDPITHDLIISLARYIHCPKPEGDSLGAMEKLCRQLTYHLSPHSQWRRQGIMKRKPQSCLKAVLMGKPQDNTVDLSGIPLTLKDLDRITSYLQHSSEHIDTVELCFTELTDDMLLQLLPVLCVLPHLTTLSLNGNRLTKAILRDLTETLKDPKKFPSVTWIDLGNNVDIFSLPQPFLVSLKRRCPKQGNLPTILEFGEGQVSDLESQDGLAASQEDLQAGPGKTDSIGLQQTDRTVEAGERPSPEQGAAAPQT